A single region of the Nicotiana sylvestris chromosome 6, ASM39365v2, whole genome shotgun sequence genome encodes:
- the LOC104217384 gene encoding polygalacturonase-like — protein sequence MRKMSLLENLPLFFTILFLILNSSIAANAIYNVKNYGAKSNGKIDSSKAFLSAWAAACASTSPATIYVPKGSYLLKSAYFQGETCKSKAITLHIDGTILAPSDYNANRNEENWMKFERVTGVSIYGGTLDGQGASLWACKTSSKNCPQGTMGLTFSNSSNIDISGLTSKNSQMFHILVDNCDNVKLQGVKVSAPGNSPNTDGIHVQYSSKVTIMNSHIGTGDDCISIGPGTSNLWIENIACGPGHGISIGSLGWELEEPGVQNVTVKTVTFSGTQNGLRVKTWARSSNGFVKNVLFQHIVMANVQNPIIIDQNYCPNNENCPHQGSGVKISNVKYQDIRGTSATEVAVKFDCSKKYPCSGISIEDVNLSYRDQPAEASCVNAGGRASGSVKQTSCLG from the exons atgaggaaaatgagttTACTAGAAAACCTCCCACTTTTTTTCACAATCTTGTTCTTGATCTTAAACTCTTCCATTGCTGCAAATGCAATATATAATGTCAAAAACTATGGAGCAAAATCCAATGGAAAAATCGATTCATCCAAAGCTTTTCTGAGTGCATGGGCTGCAGCATGTGCATCTACTAGCCCTGCCACCATTTACGTGCCAAAGGGAAGTTACTTGCTTAAAAGTGCATATTTTCAAGGTGAAACATGCAAGAGCAAGGCTATTACCTTACACATTGATGGCACTATATTAGCTCCATCGGATTATAATGCCAATCGGAATGAAGAAAATTGGATGAAATTTGAAAGAGTCACTGGAGTTTCCATATATGGTGGAACCTTAGATGGACAAGGTGCTAGTCTTTGGGCTTGCAAAACCTCTAGCAAGAATTGTCCTCAAGGAACAATG GGACTTACTTTTTCCAACTCCAGCAACATAGATATAAGCGGATTAACATCGAAAAACAGCCAAATGTTCCACATATTGGTAGATAATTGTGATAATGTGAAGCTACAAGGAGTAAAGGTATCAGCTCCAGGAAACAGTCCCAACACCGATGGTATTCACGTCCAATATTCGTCTAAAGTCACCATTATGAACTCCCATATTGGAACTGGAGATGATTGTATCTCAATTGGCCCTGGAACCTCCAACTTATGGATTGAAAACATTGCCTGTGGCCCTGGCCATGGAATAAG CATTGGAAGTTTAGGCTGGGAACTAGAAGAGCCTGGAGTTCAAAATGTTACAGTTAAAACAGTCACGTTCAGTGGAACACAAAATGGATTGAGAGTAAAAACATGGGCAAGATCAAGCAATGGCTTCGTCAAAAATGTTCTCTTCCAGCATATAGTTATGGCTAATGTTCAAAACCCTATCATTATAGACCAAAATTATTGCCCTAACAATGAAAATTGCCCTCATCAG ggCTCGGGTGTGAAAATCAGCAACGTAAAGTATCAGGACATACGCGGTACATCTGCTACGGAAGTTGCAGTGAAATTTGATTGTAGCAAAAAATATCCATGCAGTGGCATATCAATAGAAGATGTAAATCTTAGCTATAGAGATCAACCCGCTGAAGCTTCTTGTGTTAATGCTGGAGGAAGAGCTTCTGGTTCTGTAAAACAAACTAGTTGCTTAGGTTAG
- the LOC138870686 gene encoding uncharacterized protein, with the protein MKGLVGQKSIAFKDLCMFPDVHLPPGFKIPKFNLYDEHGNLVAHLRGYCSEMRSVGGKKDLLMAHFSESLIGAALEWHTRQDVSKWHTWGDMAQDFVRHYQNNENIIPDRPSLSQIEKKPKESFREFWFRWNKQVARRILHKPVWEVKHSGPIEPLLGYTLDPYAKGFDPTVRCMHHSNVQGHGIKDCRALKREIERMIQEGIIVIKDSDRGYSNPFGNLLTKVNNIEVGNGLDNIDVELSV; encoded by the exons atgaaAGGGTTGGTaggtcagaagagtattgccttcaaggatctgTGTATGTTCCCTGATGTTCACTTGCCCCCAGGATTTAAAAtaccaaagtttaacttgtatgacgAGCATGGAAATctagtagcccatctgaggggttattgtagtgaaatgagaagtgttggcgggaaaAAGGATTTGCTGATGGCGCATTTTAGTGAGAGCCTGATTGGGGCAGCCttggaatggcatactcgtcaagatgttagtaagtggcatacatggggtgacatggctcaagattttgttcggcacTATCAGAACAATGAAAACATTATCCCAGACCGCCCCTCCCTATCTCAGATAGAAAAGAAACCCAAagaaagttttagggagttttggttcagatggaacaaacaagttgctcgg AGAATCCTACATAAGCCTGTTTGGGAAGTTAAACATTCTGGCCCGATTGAGCCTCTCCTCGGCTATACTctggacccatatgcaaaaggttttgatcctactgtacggtgcatgcatcactctaatgtccaagggcatggCATtaaagattgtcgtgctttgaaaagggaaatagaaagaatgattcaagaagggataattgtgatcaAGGACAGTGACAGGGGGTATTCAAATCCCTttgggaacttgctgactaaAGTTAAtaatattgaagttggtaatggtcttgataatattgatgtggaactcagtgtCTAA